In a genomic window of Brassica rapa cultivar Chiifu-401-42 chromosome A10, CAAS_Brap_v3.01, whole genome shotgun sequence:
- the LOC117129316 gene encoding uncharacterized protein At2g29880-like: MKILKTKYLNAAELLRFSSGFGWDSTTKRFTASKEVWAEYLKAHPKFKKFRDEIFEEFDDLKLIFDKNIATGTNAIGLGETTDAQTVRVAETEKEQANCGEEFSFDVQQNYESQSSFFCSPSDDTLEKLPLRKRQKTSPLNKGDDLFTQKESVEEADELNTLTTITQKLYNLIEERETRQKQEAEQREAEKKKNNLWEAVKEVSDLEEHVRFDAVKLINQLGMKDVFISMSVDERYGWIKHNVIGF, encoded by the exons ATGAAGatcttgaaaacaaaatatctaaACGCGGCTGAACTTCTTCGTTTTAGTTCTGGATTTGGATGGGATTCAACCACAAAAAGGTTTACAGCTTCAAAAGAAGTATGGGCTGAATATCTAAAG gcaCATCCTAAGTTCAAAAAGTTTCgtgatgaaatatttgaagaatTTGATGATCTCAAACTTATATTTGACAAGAATATAGCGACGGGTACGAATGCTATTGGTTTAGGTGAAACTACTGATGCACAAACAGTTAGAGTTGCAGAAACAGAAAAGGAGCAAGCAAATTGTGGTGAAGAGTTTTCTTTTGATGTCCAACAAAACTATGAATCACAATCATCTTTTTTTTGCAGTCCTTCAGACGATACTTTGGAAAAGCTTCCTTTAAGAAAGAGACAAAAAACTAGTCCTCTTAACAAAGGTGATGATCTGTTCACTCAAAAAGAAAGTGTAGAAGAAGCTGACGAGCTGAATACTTTGACAACCATCACTCAGAAACTCTACAATTTGATAGAAGAAAGAGAGACAAGACAAAAACAAGAAGCTGAGCAAAGAGAagcagagaaaaagaaaaataatctatGGGAAGCAGTCAAAGAAGTTTCTGATTTGGAAGAACATGTACGTTTTGATGCCGTTAAGCTGATCAATCAATTAGGAATGAAAGACGTATTCATTAGCATGTCTGTTGATGAACGTTACGGATGGATTAAGCATAACGTGATAGGATTTTGA
- the LOC103844931 gene encoding vascular-related unknown protein 4 isoform X1: MFHLSLPNNKLKRSYFFSSKFFMESSMNKAFMTSKHETATFSSDQTPEESSWTMYFEDIFESSSSIVDVGEFSSSSVSDAMSFVATKKTLHVSKQEASNSSNKFKTKRTGNREIPFGRHHDLEDTASSPSRSPNVYSMMTSLDDNTRHGGGVVGENTNNVVKGENAVHNQVGLSVDLKQKGLCLVPMSMVTKFLG, encoded by the exons ATGTTTCATCTGTCGCTACCAAATAACAAACTAAAAAGATCTTATTTTTTCTCATCCAAATTTTTCATGGAGAGTTCAATGAACAAAGCGTTCATGACGAGCAAGCATGAAACGGCAACGTTTTCAAGCGACCAAACTCCAGAAGAAAGTAGCTGGACAATGTATTTCGAAGATATCTTTGAGTCTTCTTCAAGTATTGTCGATGTCGGGGAGTTCAGCTCTTCCTCCGTCTCCGACGCAATGTCTTTCGTAGCGACTAAGAAGACCCTCCACGTTTCTAAACAAGAAGCATCTAATTCTTCAAACAAATTCAAAACTAAGAGGACAGGAAATAGAGAGATTCCTTTTGGTCGTCATCATGATCTTGAAGACACTGCCTCTTCTCCCTCACGCAGCCCTAAC GTCTATAGCATGATGACCTCATTGGACGACAACACGAGACACGGGGGTGGCGTAGTTGGTGAAAACACAAATAAT GTAGTGAAAGGAGAGAATGCAGTGCACAACCAAGTTGGATTATCGGTAGATTTGAAGCAAAAAGGGCTTTGTTTGGTTCCCATGTCTATGGTCACCAAATTTCTtggttaa
- the LOC103844931 gene encoding vascular-related unknown protein 4 isoform X2: MFHLSLPNNKLKRSYFFSSKFFMESSMNKAFMTSKHETATFSSDQTPEESSWTMYFEDIFESSSSIVDVGEFSSSSVSDAMSFVATKKTLHVSKQEASNSSNKFKTKRTGNREIPFGRHHDLEDTASSPSRSPNVYSMMTSLDDNTRHGGGVVGENTNN, from the exons ATGTTTCATCTGTCGCTACCAAATAACAAACTAAAAAGATCTTATTTTTTCTCATCCAAATTTTTCATGGAGAGTTCAATGAACAAAGCGTTCATGACGAGCAAGCATGAAACGGCAACGTTTTCAAGCGACCAAACTCCAGAAGAAAGTAGCTGGACAATGTATTTCGAAGATATCTTTGAGTCTTCTTCAAGTATTGTCGATGTCGGGGAGTTCAGCTCTTCCTCCGTCTCCGACGCAATGTCTTTCGTAGCGACTAAGAAGACCCTCCACGTTTCTAAACAAGAAGCATCTAATTCTTCAAACAAATTCAAAACTAAGAGGACAGGAAATAGAGAGATTCCTTTTGGTCGTCATCATGATCTTGAAGACACTGCCTCTTCTCCCTCACGCAGCCCTAAC GTCTATAGCATGATGACCTCATTGGACGACAACACGAGACACGGGGGTGGCGTAGTTGGTGAAAACACAAATAAT TGA